In the genome of Drosophila subpulchrella strain 33 F10 #4 breed RU33 chromosome 2L, RU_Dsub_v1.1 Primary Assembly, whole genome shotgun sequence, one region contains:
- the LOC119548780 gene encoding uncharacterized protein LOC119548780: MALLASLFLLVTLASSARAITCYECDSVNNPGCGEQFTGDDISTMDCDANMQTQGAEATCLTKYHEGIPGDTRFVRRSCYYGDSSPINLNCDDGPDPVVPSMNFLGCTVCDTDLCNAAPGTIALSLANVFIALGLLILFTN, translated from the exons ATGGCGCTGCTTGCCTCGCTCTTTCTTCTCGTCACGCTGGCCAGCTCAG CTCGGGCCATTACCTGCTACGAATGTGATTCCGTCAATAATCCAGGGTGTGGGGAGCAATTCACTGGCGATGACATATCCACGATGGATTGCGATGCGAACATGCAAACCCAAGGAGCGGAGGCCACCTGCCTTACCAAGTACCATGAGGGAA TTCCTGGAGACACCCGCTTTGTGAGGCGCTCCTGCTACTACGGCGACTCCTCCCCGATAAACCTTAATTGCGATGACGGACCGGATCCTGTTGTGCCATCTATGAATTTCCTGGGATGTACGGTCTGCGACACGGATCTGTGCAATGCAGCACCAGGAACAATCGCACTATCATTGGCAAATGTCTTTATAGCACTTGGTCTACTTATCCTATTTACCAACTAA
- the LOC119546783 gene encoding uncharacterized protein LOC119546783 yields the protein MRQYLLLFGALIALLDSAYAIKCFACESVYDPSCGEDFEVENYFKFDCAFIAPPRFLESDLLSVNATACLKRIFKENGVRKIVRGCYFGDVNATDVGCKMDPTLTAVQNSSCYVCDNENYCNGAEGPVDKWKIFGSLVLFLLAPQLL from the exons ATGCGGCAATATTTACTTTTGTTTGGCGCGCTCATAGCGCTGCTGGATTCAG CTTACGCCATCAAGTGTTTCGCCTGCGAATCCGTCTACGACCCGAGTTGTGGCGAGGATTTCGAAGTGGAGAACTATTTCAAATTCGACTGCGCCTTCATAGCCCCGCCGCGGTTTTTAGAGAGCGATCTGCTCAGCGTGAATGCCACGGCCTGTTTGAAACGGATTTTCAAAG AAAATGGCGTACGCAAGATTGTTAGAGGCTGCTATTTTGGCGATGTAAATGCCACCGATGTGGGGTGCAAAATGGATCCCACACTGACGGCGGTGCAGAATAGCAGTTGTTATGTGTGCGACAACGAGAACTACTGCAATGGAGCGGAAGGTCCAGTGGacaaatggaaaatattcGGCAGTCTGGTCTTGTTTCTCTTGGCACCTCAACTACTCTGA
- the LOC119548197 gene encoding uncharacterized protein LOC119548197: MVSNLKLILAFTVLATLACTGYAIKCYQCDSLTNPKCGKDIESDADLILDCSRTAPPRFLQNFFPVRNATGCMKQTIEIPGNPQIVRSCYFGDLNNKQTGCQTDVNLTTNKLLSCEVCTKDECNGSSALAPIAGVILLFFGLARLLA; the protein is encoded by the exons ATGGTGTCAAATTTAAAACTGATCTTGGCTTTCACCGTCTTGGCCACTTTGGCCTGCACGG GTTATGCCATTAAGTGTTATCAGTGCGATTCCTTGACGAATcccaagtgtggaaaggataTAGAGTCCGATGCTGATCTGATTTTGGATTGTTCCAGGACGGCGCCTCCACGATTCCTTCAAAACTTTTTCCCAGTTCGCAATGCAACCGGTTGCATGAAGCAAACAATCGAAA TTCCCGGTAACCCCCAGATAGTGAGGAGCTGCTACTTTGGCGACCTCAACAACAAACAGACCGGATGTCAGACCGATGTCAACCTGACGACTAACAAGCTGCTCAGCTGCGAGGTCTGCACCAAGGACGAGTGCAATGGATCCTCCGCCCTGGCCCCGATTGCCGGAGTTATCCTACTCTTCTTCGGGCTAGCTCGTCTATTGGCCTAA